The window GGCGTTGTTGATGTCGGCGGGTTTCGCCCCGTTTTCCTGGCCGTACTTGGCGAGCTTGTGCTGCGGCATGATCGGGTAGCGCTGCTGCAGCAGGAAGGCGGGGGCGGGCTTGGGCAGCTTGAACTGCACGGTCATGCTGTCCACCTTGGAGATGGTGATGTTCTCGGTGCCCTGCTTGAAGTTCCCGGCGTCCCCGGCTTTCGCTTCGGGGTTCATGATCATGTTCCGGTACGTGAAGATCACGTCGTCGGCGTTGAAGTCCTGGCCGTCACTCCACTTCACGCCCGAACGGAGCTTGAAGGTGTAGGTCTTGCCGTCACCGCTGATGGTCCAGGATTCGGCCAGGGCGGGCTCGATCTTGTACGTGGAGAGGTTGAACTCGACCAGGCCGTCGAACATCTGGGCGGCGAGCTGCCCGAGGTTGCCGTCGATGGCGCCGTAGTACATCAGGCTCTGCGGGCCGTCGCCGAGGGGCAGGGTGTAGGTGCCGCCGGGCTTGCCGTTCACGATGCCCAGGGAGCTCAGGCCGGTCATCTTCTTGGGGGCGGCGAGCGCCCCGCCGAGGAGCGTGAGGGACACGAGGGCCAGGGTGGTGCGTTTCAGCATGGATACCTCCGGAGGGGGGGCGGGTGAACCGGGTGGTCCTGGGTTCAGGTTTGAAGTTGCTTGAACCAGACTAATACCATTCACGCACCACTTGCAAGCAGGTGACGAAGTGGTCTTGGGGTGGTATGGTCCTGGCATCATGCCCGAGCTGCCCGCCCCCTGGGGCATCCAGCTGCACACCGCGAGCGCCACGCCGGTGTACCTCCAGGTCGCCCACGGCCTGGAAGCCCGCATCCGCGCCGGCGAACTGCCGGCCGGCAGCGCCCTGCCCGCCGAACGCGACCTCGCCTCCCGCCTGGGCGTCTCCCGCGTCACCGTCCGCCAGGCCCTCTCCCGGCTGGCCGAACAGGGCCTGCTGGAGCGCCGCCACGGCAGCGGCACCTTCGTCGCCCCGGCCGGGCCGAGCAGCCCCGACACCCGCACCCTGGGCCTGCTGGAATCCTTCTCCGAAGACATCCGCGCGCGCGGCCAGCGGCCTGGCGCGCGCGTCCTGCACTTCGAACAGGCCCGCCCCAGCCCCGCCGAGGCGATGGCGCTGGCCCTCGCGCCGCGTCAGACCGTCTACCGCCTGCGCCGGCTGCGCACCGCCGACACCGAACCGCTCGCCGTGGAGGAAAGCACCCTGCCGGCCTCCCGGGTGGGACCGCTCACCGCCGCCGACGTCACCGACGCCAGCCTGTACGCCCTGCTCTCCCGTCAGGGCCTCACGCCGCACCGCGCCATCCGCCACCTGCGGGCTGTGAACGCCACGCCGGAGCTCGCCGCGGCGCTGGGCGTGCCGGAAGGCTCGGCGCTGATCGCCACCGAACGGGTCTCCTGGACCCGGGACGGCCAGCCCATCGAGTTCGCCCGCGCCCACTACCGCGGGGACCGCTACGACTTCGTGATGGAACTCCACGCCGAGGACATGCAGGCATGAGCGGCGCCACCCGCGCCCCGCGCGTCCTGGGGCTGATGAGCGGCACGAGTGCCGACGGCGTGGACGCCGCGCTGCTGGAACTGCCCGCCTGGCCGGAGATCGGGACCGGCGCGCCCTGGCCGGGCCTGCCGGCCGGCATGCCGCGCGGGCGGGTGGTCGAGCACGTCTTCACGCCCTTCGCCCCGGACCTGCGGGAGGCCGTGCTGCGGGCCATGCGCGGCGAACTGGGCAGCGAGGCGCTCACGCAGCTGCACTGGTGGCTGGGCGAGGCGCTCGCCGCGGCCGCCGCGCCGCTGGCCGCGCAGGCCGACCTGATCGCCTCGCACGGGCAGACCGTGCAGCACCACCCGCAGCCCGACGCCACGCGCGGCTGGGCCCGGCCGGCCACGCTGCAGCTGGGCGAGGCGGCCGTGATCGCCGAAACCTGCGGGCGGCCCGTGGTCGCCGACTTCCGCCCGGCCGACATCGCCGCGGGCGGCGTGGGCGCGCCCCTGGTGCCGTTCGCGGACTACGCCCTGTACGCGCAGGCGGGGGTGAACCGGGTGCTGCTGAACGTGGGCGGCCTGGCGAACATCACCGCGCTGCACGGCACCGACCCGGGGCGGGTGGTGGCCTTCGACACCGGGCCCGGCAACTGCCTGCTGGACGAGATCGCCGCCCGTGCCGGGCAGACCTGCGACGAGGACGGCCGCCTCGCCGCGGCCGGCACCGTGCACGTTCCTACCCTGGAGGCGTGGCTGGCCCACCCGGAACTGCACCGCCCGCCGCCCAAGGCCACCGGGCGGGAGGTCTGGACCCTGGCCCGCCTGCCGGCCGCGCCAGACCTGAGCCTTCCGGACATGGCGGCCACCGCCACCGCGCTCACCGCCCACACAGTGGCCGGCGCGCTGGCACGCTTCCTGCCCGGGGCGCCGCAGGAGGTCGTGATCGCCGGCGGCGGGGCCCGCAACCCCACCCTGCGCCGCGACCTGGCCCGGCTGCTCGGCCCGGTGCCGCTGCGGGACTTCCCGGCCCTGGGCTGGGACGCCCAGGGGTTCACCGACGCGACCCGGGAAGCGGCCGCCTTCGCTTTCCTGGGCTACGCCCGCGCGCAGGGCTGGCCGAACACCCTGCCGCACACGACCGGCGCGCGCCGCGCCGTCAGTGGCGGAAAGCTCAGCCTGCCCTCCCTCTCCCCGCTCTTCCAGGAGTCCGAACCATGACGACCTCGCAGGCCCCCGCCGACGACACCCGGCCGCCCGACTTCCGCCAGACCGAGGCGCTCGCCCCGGAACACGCGCACCTGGACACCCTGGACGTGCCGGGGCTGGTCCGGGCCTTCACCGACGATCAGCTCCGGGCCGTGCAGGCCGCGCAGGCCGCCGCGCCCGCCCTGTCCCGGGCGGTCGAGGCGGCGCTGCCCCGGCTGCAGCGCGGCGGGCGGCTGGTGTACGCCGGCGCGGGCACCAGCGGCCGCCTGGGCGTGCTGGACGCCACCGAACTTACCCCGACCTTCTCCTGGCCGGTGGAGCGGGCCGTGCCCCTGATCGCCGGCGGCGAGAAGGCCATCCGGGAGGCGGTGGAGGGCGCCGAGGACGACGCCGAGCTGGGCGCCGCCGACGTCCGGGCGGCCGGGGTCGGGCCGGACGACGTGGTGCTCTGCCTGGCGGCCAGCGGCACCACGCCGTACCCGCGCGGCGCGGCCCGGCAGGC is drawn from Deinococcus ficus and contains these coding sequences:
- a CDS encoding GntR family transcriptional regulator, coding for MPELPAPWGIQLHTASATPVYLQVAHGLEARIRAGELPAGSALPAERDLASRLGVSRVTVRQALSRLAEQGLLERRHGSGTFVAPAGPSSPDTRTLGLLESFSEDIRARGQRPGARVLHFEQARPSPAEAMALALAPRQTVYRLRRLRTADTEPLAVEESTLPASRVGPLTAADVTDASLYALLSRQGLTPHRAIRHLRAVNATPELAAALGVPEGSALIATERVSWTRDGQPIEFARAHYRGDRYDFVMELHAEDMQA
- a CDS encoding anhydro-N-acetylmuramic acid kinase; protein product: MSGATRAPRVLGLMSGTSADGVDAALLELPAWPEIGTGAPWPGLPAGMPRGRVVEHVFTPFAPDLREAVLRAMRGELGSEALTQLHWWLGEALAAAAAPLAAQADLIASHGQTVQHHPQPDATRGWARPATLQLGEAAVIAETCGRPVVADFRPADIAAGGVGAPLVPFADYALYAQAGVNRVLLNVGGLANITALHGTDPGRVVAFDTGPGNCLLDEIAARAGQTCDEDGRLAAAGTVHVPTLEAWLAHPELHRPPPKATGREVWTLARLPAAPDLSLPDMAATATALTAHTVAGALARFLPGAPQEVVIAGGGARNPTLRRDLARLLGPVPLRDFPALGWDAQGFTDATREAAAFAFLGYARAQGWPNTLPHTTGARRAVSGGKLSLPSLSPLFQESEP
- a CDS encoding N-acetylmuramic acid 6-phosphate etherase, with protein sequence MTTSQAPADDTRPPDFRQTEALAPEHAHLDTLDVPGLVRAFTDDQLRAVQAAQAAAPALSRAVEAALPRLQRGGRLVYAGAGTSGRLGVLDATELTPTFSWPVERAVPLIAGGEKAIREAVEGAEDDAELGAADVRAAGVGPDDVVLCLAASGTTPYPRGAARQARALGALTVGLANNPGAPLLAEVDCPVLLDTGPEVISGSTRLKAGTAQKIALNTLSSALMVRLGKVYGNLMVDVRASNTKLEARALRLVQHGAGVDEPAARAALTAAGGQVKTAIVMLRRGVGADEAARLLDGVQGHARAALDGPGEVTG